A stretch of the Lolium perenne isolate Kyuss_39 chromosome 3, Kyuss_2.0, whole genome shotgun sequence genome encodes the following:
- the LOC127344769 gene encoding uncharacterized protein isoform X2, producing the protein MESSWGRWRWGGRCALMAVVAVCFVAAVSLCCVRLWDCGGSGCSGCTVALRSDFRRRTTASSANQVSSRASGQWRPRRRLLSRTEGPGSYPPRCASKCGSCSPCYPVHVAVPPGVPVTTEYYPEAWRCRCGNRLYMP; encoded by the exons ATGGAGAGCTCCTGGGGAAGGTGGAGGTGGGGCGGCAGATGCGCGCTGATGGCGGTGGTGGCCGTGTGCTTCGTCGCGGCCGTCTCCCTGTGCTGCGTCCGCTTGTGGGATTGCGGTGGCAGTGGCTGCAGCGGGTGTACTGTGGCGCTCCGTTCAG ATTTTCGGAGACGAACAACAGCATCTTCCGCTAATCAG GTGAGCTCGAGGGCCAGCGGgcaatggcggccacggcggcggctGCTGTCGAGGACGGAAGGGCCGGGGTCGTACCCGCCGCGGTGCGCGTCCAAGTGCGGCAGCTGCAGCCCGTGCTACCCGGTGCACGTGGCCGTGCCGCCGGGCGTGCCGGTCACCACCGAGTACTACCCGGAGGCATGGCGGTGCCGGTGCGGCAACCGCCTATACATGCCATGA
- the LOC127344769 gene encoding uncharacterized protein isoform X1, with product MRGRGRRSLVQADSEIERSERRGYSTWRERGGEGYNYKRHWRATARCSISLLPLASQIWPLGQLRPHCCCRFRAWLCREAQAPMESSWGRWRWGGRCALMAVVAVCFVAAVSLCCVRLWDCGGSGCSGCTVALRSDFRRRTTASSANQVSSRASGQWRPRRRLLSRTEGPGSYPPRCASKCGSCSPCYPVHVAVPPGVPVTTEYYPEAWRCRCGNRLYMP from the exons ATGCGAGGGCGTGGTAGACGG AGTCTTGTCCAAGCTGATTCCGAGATCGAGAGATCTGAACGACGTGGCTACAGTACGTGgcgagagagaggaggggaggggtacAACTACAAGAGACACTGGCGAGCCACCGCGCGTTGCTCAATCTCTCTGCTTCCGCTAGCTTCCCAAATTTGGCCGCTCGGTCAGCTGCGGCCACACTGTTGCTGCCGATTCCGGGCCTGGCTCTGCAGGGAAGCGCAAGCGCCCATGGAGAGCTCCTGGGGAAGGTGGAGGTGGGGCGGCAGATGCGCGCTGATGGCGGTGGTGGCCGTGTGCTTCGTCGCGGCCGTCTCCCTGTGCTGCGTCCGCTTGTGGGATTGCGGTGGCAGTGGCTGCAGCGGGTGTACTGTGGCGCTCCGTTCAG ATTTTCGGAGACGAACAACAGCATCTTCCGCTAATCAG GTGAGCTCGAGGGCCAGCGGgcaatggcggccacggcggcggctGCTGTCGAGGACGGAAGGGCCGGGGTCGTACCCGCCGCGGTGCGCGTCCAAGTGCGGCAGCTGCAGCCCGTGCTACCCGGTGCACGTGGCCGTGCCGCCGGGCGTGCCGGTCACCACCGAGTACTACCCGGAGGCATGGCGGTGCCGGTGCGGCAACCGCCTATACATGCCATGA